The genomic window GGTTATTTTGGTGGTACAGGTTATTTCGTAGAATATTCTGGACCTCTTTTTGAAGAAATGAGTATGGAAGGTAGAATGACTGTATGTAATATGAGTATAGAAATGGGGGCAAAAGGAGGTTTAGTCTCTCCAGATGAGACTACTTTTAAATATATAAAAAGTAAAAAATTTTCTCCTAAAAGAGGAGTTTTAAAAAAATCTATTTCATATTGGAAAACCCTTTTAACTGATAAATGGGCAATTTTTGATTATGAATACATTTTTGATGCTAAAAATATTAGACCGATGATTACTTACGGAACAAATCCTAGCATGGGTATAAAAATAAATGAAAAAATACCCAAAACGAACTTTTCTAAAAAAGAATTGGAAAAATCTCTAAGATATATGGGATTAAAAATAGGGGAATCTCTTATAGGGAAACGGATAAAACATGTATTTATGGGAAGTTGTACTAATTCTCGCATAGAGGACCTCCGACTTTTCGCTAAAGTAGTAAAGGGTAGAAAAAAAGCTAATCATGTTCAAGCAATGATTGTACCAGGATCTAAAAAAGTTTATTATCAAGCAAAAAAAGAAGGATTGAATAAAATCCTAAAAGAATCTGGATTTGAACTTAGACAAGCAGGATGTTCAGCCTGTATTGGTATGAATGGAGATAAAATACCTTCAGGTGAATATTGTGTTTCCACTTCAAATAGAAATTTTGAAGGTAGGCAAGGTCTAGGTTCTAGAACGTTACTAACAAGTCCTTTGGTAGCAGCTATTATTGCTATAGAAGGAAAAATTGTTGATATTGATGAATTTTTAAAAAAGAATAATATTTTCCATAATGGAAAAATTCCGACTACTTAGGAGTACGGCTGTACCTATACCTATAGAAAATATTGATACAGATCAAATTATACCTGCAAGATTTTTAAAAAATACTTCTAAAGAAGGGTTTGGAAAAAATCTTTTTCGAGATTGGCGTTTTAATCCTGACTTTGTATTAAATAATTCCCTTTATGGAGGGAAAATTCTAATTTCTGGAAGAAATTTAGGATGTGGCTCAAGCCGAGAACATGCAATTTGGGCTATCCTTGATTATGGATTTAGAGTAGTTATTTCAAGTGTTTTTGCAGACATTTTTAAAGAAAATGCTCTAAATAATGGTCTTCTTACAATAGAGATTTCTGAAATTTTTTTAAAAAATATTTTTGAAACTGTTATTAAATATCCAAAATCCATTATTTCCGTTGATTTGGAAAATCAAAATGTTTTTTTAGAAAATCATACAGAAAAATTTAATATAAATTACTACAAGAAAACTTGTTTTATTGTAGGATATGAAGATATAGAATATTTAGCAAATCTTAAAAAAGAAGTTGATTTTTTTGAAAATTTCAAATAATGGAAAAAAATATTGCTGTTCTAGCGGGAGATGGAATAGGTCCAGAAGTAATCAAACAAGCACGTAAAGTTTTAAATGCTATTGAAAAAAAATTTGGTCATACTTTCAAATATCTTGAAGGTTTTGTAGGTGCATCTGCTATAGATGAAACTGGAGATCCCTTACCTACAGCAACTTTAGATATTTGCTCAAAATCAGATGCTATTATTTTTGGTACGATAGGTAATCCTAAATATGACGATAATCCCAAAGCAAAGGTAAGACCTGAAGAAGGATTACTCAGGCTAAGAAAAATAATGGGATTATACTGTAATATAAGACCCATAAAAGTTTATCCCTCTATGCCTCCACTTAGAAAGATTCAGACTTATGGAAATATTGATTTTGTCATATATAGAGAATTAACTAGTGGCATCTACTTTGGAAAAAAGGGACGATCCATTGATGGACATGTAGCTTACGATCATTGCGTCTACTCTGTAAGAGAAATTGAACGAATAGGACGAGCAGCATTCGAAGCTGGACTAAAAAGACGTAAAAAACTTACTTTAATTGATAAAGCAAATGTGTTAGAAACCTCTAGGTTATGGAGAGAAACTATAAAAAAAATGAGCAAAAATTATCGTCAAATCCAGTTGGATTTTCTATTTATCGATAATGCTGCTATGCAACTTATTATAAATCCTGAAAGGTTTGATGTAATTTTAACGGAAAATATGTTTGGAGATATTTTATCAGATGAAGCTAGTCTTATAGGGGGATCCATTGGGCTTTTACCATCTGCATCTATAGGGGAAAAAGTCTCCCTGTTTGAACCTATACACGGATCATACCCTCAAGCTGCAGGGAAAAATATCGCAAATCCTATAGCTAGTATACTTTCTGTAGCAATGATGCTGGATCATTTTGGGCTTTTTAAAGAAGGGAAAGAAATATACAAGTCAGTAAAATATTCTATTGACAAAAAAATGGTAACTAAAGATATTGAAGCTTCCTCACCTCTAGGAACTGAGGAAGTTGGAGACTTCATTACAGAATGTATTTTACAAAATTAAAAAACTTAAAATGCTTAGCCAAAAGGGAAAATTATTGGACCTGTAATTGATGTAATCTTTGAAAAGACTTCATTTATTCCTAAAATTTATGAAGCCCTAGAAGTTTAGGGTTTTTACGGTAAAAAACTTCCTATGGAAAGCACATTGTGTAATGTGCATATCTATGGATTATACTGACTATATGGAAGGTTGTGATGGATCTAAGTAACGAGTAACGCAAAATTAGAATAACTTTACCCCACAAAATAGGTGGAATAAAGGTTATTGATTTTATAACCCTTATAGTGTGTGGAGCTGGACGGTTTACATTTCTGTATTTGCTGGAGTTGGAGAAAGAACTAGAGAAGGAAATGATTTACTCCGTGAAATGATTGAATCAGGAGATGAATTAATAAAATACCTGAAAAAAGGTAAATGGGCAAAGTAGATCAAGATGCCTTGAAAAAATCTAAAGCAACTTTTGTTTTTGGCCTTCTGTAGCCAGAGCTCGTGTAGTTTTATCTGGATTAACCCTTGCAGAATATTTTAGATACTGTAAAAAAAAATAAAGGAATAGACGTGCTTTTCTTTATCGATAACATTTTTCGTTTTACTCAAGCTGGTTATCCTTCAGCTGTTGGCTATAAACCCACACTAGCATCTTAAATGGGCCATTACATCTGTACAAGCAATTTACGTTCCTGCTAATGCTACAACATTTTCTCATCTTGATGCAACAACTGTACTTTCTCTCTTCTTTGGGAATTTATCCTTCACTCTAGACTCATCTTAAAGAATTCTCAGCCCTGAATGTGCGACGTGTAAAAGAAGTTCTACAAAGTATAAAAACTTGCAGTATATCATTGCTGGTGAAGGAAGTAACTGTACTACTGTATGTTTAGTGGAGTTAGGCATTGTATCGATATTAATAAAATATTTATTTACATAACTGTGTATAATCTGGTTTAAATTTAAAACTTTATTCCACATAATGGAGAAAAAATATCCAGTAAATGCTGGACTCTTTATATTTATTAGTGATAAATTTAGAACGTTCTAGGGAGTGTGAATCTATTGAGTCCATACTAAAAATAGTAGTGATACTGGGATCAGTCACGATTAATGGAGTTAGCCTAACTGGATAATAAAAAAATTTTTTTTTAGTGTAGTTGTTATTCCATATACTTCTGAAAAAAGAGGAGTTAATTTGGAATTTGATATTATTGTAAAGTACATCTTAATACAGACAGTATGAATAACATAGAATCAAGAGTAAAGGATATTTTAGCAAAAAAATTAGGAATTGATGAACTTCCCCTAGAAAGTTCTCTAATAAAAGATTTAGGTCTAGATTCTTTAGACTATATAGAATTAATTATGACTCTTGAAGAAGAGTTTCATATTAAAATTTCTGACGAATATGTGGAATCTATCTTTAGGATAAAGGATATTGTATTTTATGTGAATAGTCTTATTAAGAAAGATTTAAAATGCCCCATTTAAAAAGAGTAGTTGTTACTGGGTTAGGAATACTTTCCCCTATTGGAAATAATGTAGAAGATTTCTGGTTCTCTCTTGTTAAAGGAGAGAACGGGGTTGATTTAATCAAATATTTTGATACTAGTAATTTAAAAACTAGATTTGCATGTTCTATTAAGGGATACTTTCCAGAAAATTTCTTTTCTAAGAAAGAAATTAGAAAATTAGATTCCTGTACTCAATATGGAATTATTGCCTCGGAAGAGGCAATTAAAGACAGTGGGTTAGATTTTTCTAAAGAAAATAGAGAACGTATTGGAGTTATTTGGGGATCAGGAATGGGGACTTCGTCCGAATGTCACTTACTTAAAAATGGACTGTATAGTCCATTTTTCATTCCTAAAACAATGAAAGATATCACTTCTATTTTTCTGTCAATAAAACATGGACTTCTCGGTCCAAGTTATGCAACTGTTTCCTCTTGTACATCTTCAGCAAATGCACTTTTCCATGCATTTAATATCCTCCAATTAGGAAAAACAGATGTTATTATTACTGGAGGATCTGAATCAGCTATCACAGAAACGTGTATAGGGGGGTTTAACGCTCTAAATGCTATTTCTACAAAAAATGAAAAACACAAAAGTGCTTCACGTCCTTTTGATAAAAAACGTGATGGCTTTGTATTGGGAGAAGGAGCTGGAAGTCTAGTACTCGAGGAATATGAACATGCGAAAAGCAGAAACTCTAAAATTTATGCAGAAATTGCTGGTATGGGAATTTCTTCTGATGCACATCATATAACAGCTCCACATCCTTTGAGTCTTGGAATTATCCATGCTATCAAAAATGCTATAGATGATGCAAAAATTAAACCATCAGAAGTTGAACATATCAATGCGCATGGACCTTCTACTTACTTAGGAGATCTTTCTGAGATAAGAGCTATTAAAGATGTTTTTGGAAAAAGCGTTTTTAATATAAATATTAATTCAACAAAATCTATGACGGGACATTTACTTGGAGCTTCAGGTGCTATA from Blattabacteriaceae bacterium includes these protein-coding regions:
- the leuC gene encoding 3-isopropylmalate dehydratase large subunit, whose product is MGKTLFDKIWDAHTVKNIEGDIYILYIDIHYIHEVTSPQAFNEVKERNLTIFRPKKIIATTDHNVPTTNQNLQIKDPLAKKQVNTLSKNCRKHGIQFYGVGTRYQGIVHVIGPELGLTLPGMTIVCGDSHTSTHGAFGSISFGIGTSQIAMVMASQCILQNKPKQMRFLAEGFLRKSGTQKDVILYIISKLGYFGGTGYFVEYSGPLFEEMSMEGRMTVCNMSIEMGAKGGLVSPDETTFKYIKSKKFSPKRGVLKKSISYWKTLLTDKWAIFDYEYIFDAKNIRPMITYGTNPSMGIKINEKIPKTNFSKKELEKSLRYMGLKIGESLIGKRIKHVFMGSCTNSRIEDLRLFAKVVKGRKKANHVQAMIVPGSKKVYYQAKKEGLNKILKESGFELRQAGCSACIGMNGDKIPSGEYCVSTSNRNFEGRQGLGSRTLLTSPLVAAIIAIEGKIVDIDEFLKKNNIFHNGKIPTT
- the leuD gene encoding 3-isopropylmalate dehydratase small subunit, translating into MEKFRLLRSTAVPIPIENIDTDQIIPARFLKNTSKEGFGKNLFRDWRFNPDFVLNNSLYGGKILISGRNLGCGSSREHAIWAILDYGFRVVISSVFADIFKENALNNGLLTIEISEIFLKNIFETVIKYPKSIISVDLENQNVFLENHTEKFNINYYKKTCFIVGYEDIEYLANLKKEVDFFENFK
- the leuB gene encoding 3-isopropylmalate dehydrogenase; the protein is MEKNIAVLAGDGIGPEVIKQARKVLNAIEKKFGHTFKYLEGFVGASAIDETGDPLPTATLDICSKSDAIIFGTIGNPKYDDNPKAKVRPEEGLLRLRKIMGLYCNIRPIKVYPSMPPLRKIQTYGNIDFVIYRELTSGIYFGKKGRSIDGHVAYDHCVYSVREIERIGRAAFEAGLKRRKKLTLIDKANVLETSRLWRETIKKMSKNYRQIQLDFLFIDNAAMQLIINPERFDVILTENMFGDILSDEASLIGGSIGLLPSASIGEKVSLFEPIHGSYPQAAGKNIANPIASILSVAMMLDHFGLFKEGKEIYKSVKYSIDKKMVTKDIEASSPLGTEEVGDFITECILQN
- a CDS encoding acyl carrier protein gives rise to the protein MNNIESRVKDILAKKLGIDELPLESSLIKDLGLDSLDYIELIMTLEEEFHIKISDEYVESIFRIKDIVFYVNSLIKKDLKCPI
- the fabF gene encoding beta-ketoacyl-ACP synthase II, translating into MPHLKRVVVTGLGILSPIGNNVEDFWFSLVKGENGVDLIKYFDTSNLKTRFACSIKGYFPENFFSKKEIRKLDSCTQYGIIASEEAIKDSGLDFSKENRERIGVIWGSGMGTSSECHLLKNGLYSPFFIPKTMKDITSIFLSIKHGLLGPSYATVSSCTSSANALFHAFNILQLGKTDVIITGGSESAITETCIGGFNALNAISTKNEKHKSASRPFDKKRDGFVLGEGAGSLVLEEYEHAKSRNSKIYAEIAGMGISSDAHHITAPHPLSLGIIHAIKNAIDDAKIKPSEVEHINAHGPSTYLGDLSEIRAIKDVFGKSVFNININSTKSMTGHLLGASGAIESVASILPLSKGIIPPTINLSEIDEEIDTRLNLTPKKAQKRTLNISLCNNFGFGGHNVCIIFKKYDRL